In Corylus avellana chromosome ca2, CavTom2PMs-1.0, the following proteins share a genomic window:
- the LOC132168629 gene encoding probable LRR receptor-like serine/threonine-protein kinase At1g07650 isoform X1: protein MVNLLLSQRNVGFFHLLFIHIFLKGQDLDGVLPPSLAKLPYLKTIDLTRNYLTGTIPPEWASTRLKFLSITVNKLSGPIPSYLGNITTLVYMSIENNLFSGIVPPELGSLVNLENLILGANNLTGELPKSLTNLTKLMELRISSNNFTGRIPDFFQSWKQLQKLEIQASGLEGPIPSSISVLSSLTELRISDLLGEGSEFPSLSNMTGMKRLMLRSCNLSGPIPAFISEMTQLQILDLSFNRLEGKVPDFEGLAYLQNMFLTSNLLTGPIPDWIKSRDSSYQIDLSYSNFSESSAPPTCRETLNLFDSFSGQDNLTLGGECLRTYPCSKDRYSLHINCGGSATTIGNIEYEGDQNQAGPAKFVPNTASWGFSSSGNFWDVNSNSDQYIANNVSILRMNNSELFTSARLSPLSLTYYAQCLANGNYTVKLYFAEIVFRDNKSFYSLGRRMFDVYIQEKLELKDFDIENAAQGVDKAVVREFKAIVSNKVLQIRFHWAGKGTTAAPERGTYGPLISAISVESDFSPPNDDKKIFIIVGAVVSAILVIFMILGFLMWKIYIGGRISREKELRGLDLQTGFFTYRQIKAATDNFDAANKIGEGGFGSVYKGILLDGTIIAVKKLSSKSNQGNREFVNEIGMISALQHPNLVRLYGCCVEGNQLFLVYEYMENNSLARALFGPDEYRLELDWATRQKICIGIARGLAFLHEESTLRIVHRDIKTTSVLLDTDLNPKISDFGLAKLDEEENTHISTRVAGTIGYMAPEYALWGYLTYKADVYSFGVVALEIVVGKNNMKYRPNENYVCLLDSAFVLNQKGNLMELVDSKLGSKFNEEAVRMIKVALLCANSSPALRPTMSAVVNMLEGRTVVHELITDPSIYGEELRFKALTHPFDMVNEADSLIQSLDST, encoded by the exons ATGGTTAATTTACTTCTGAGCCAGCGAAATGTTGGATTTTTCCATCTTCTGTTCATACATAT ATTTCTTAAAGGGCAGGATCTCGATGGTGTGCTTCCACCTTCCCTGGCGAAGCTTCCCTACCTAAAGACGAT TGACCTCACTCGAAACTATCTCACTGGTACAATTCCACCCGAATGGGCTTCTACGAGGTTGAAATTCCT GTCCATTACTGTAAACAAGTTATCAGGGCCAATCCCAAGCTACCTGGGAAACATTACCACTCTTGTATACAT GAGCATAGAGAACAATCTGTTTTCTGGAATTGTTCCCCCTGAGCTTGGGAGTTTGGTTAACCTGGAGAATCT TATTCTTGGTGCTAACAATCTCACTGGAGAGTTGCCAAAATCTCTCACTAATCTAACCAAATTAATGGAACT TAGGATTAGCAGTAACAACTTCACTGGACGAATACCTGacttttttcaaagttggaaaCAACTTCAGAAATT AGAGATTCAAGCTAGCGGTCTTGAGGGTCCCATTCCCTCTAGCATTTCTGTCTTGAGTAGTTTAACCGAGCT AAGGATTAGTGACTTACTTGGTGAGGGTTCTGAATTTCCATCCTTAAGTAACATGACAGGCATGAAAAGATT GATGTTGAGGAGCTGCAATCTCTCCGGACCAATCCCTGCATTTATATCAGAAATGACACAACTACAAATTCT AGATCTTAGCTTCAACAGATTGGAAGGAAAGGTTCCAGATTTTGAAGGTCTAGCATACTTGCAAAACAT GTTTTTGACAAGCAACTTGCTCACTGGGCCTATTCCAGACTGGATCAAAAGCCGGGATAGTAGCTA CCAAATAGATCTTTCATACAGTAACTTTTCAGAAAGCTCTGCACCACCTACTTGTCGAGAAACTCT GAATTTGTTTGATAGCTTCTCTGGACAGGACAACTT AACACTTGGCGGTGAGTGCCTGCGGACCTATCCATGCTCAAAAG ATCGCTATTCATTGCATATAAATTGCGGTGGAAGTGCAACCACTATTGGAAACATAGAGTACGAAGGGGATCAAAACCAAGCAGGTCCCGCAAAATTTGTTCCTAACACCGCTAGTTGGGGATTCAGTAGCAGCGGAAATTTTTGGGATGTCAACAGTAACTCAGATCAATACATAGCAAATAATGTGTCGATACTGAGAATGAATAACTCTGAATTATTCACAAGTGCACGgctctctcctctttctctgACATACTATGCACAGTGCTTGGCAAATGGAAATTATACTGTGAAACTATACTTTGCAGAGATAGTATTTAGAGACAACAAATCCTTTTATAGTCTTGGAAGGCGGATGTTTGATGTTTATATCCAG GAAAAACTTGAGTTgaaggattttgatattgaaaatGCTGCACAAGGGGTTGATAAAGCAGTTGTTCGGGAATTTAAAGCAATTGTGAGCAATAAAGTTTTACAGATCCGCTTTCACTGGGCTGGGAAAGGGACAACAGCTGCACCAGAGAGAGGAACATATGGTCCTCTCATCTCAGCTATCTCTGTTGAATCTG ATTTCAGCCCCCCTAATGATGACAAGAAGATATTCATTATTGTTGGAGCTGTAGTATCAGCCATATTGGtcatttttatgattttaggCTTTCTAATGTGGAAAATTTACATAGGAGGCAGGATATCAAGGGAAAAAG AGCTGAGAGGATTAGATCTGCAAACTGGTTTTTTCACCTATAGGCAAATCAAAGCAGCCACTGACAACTTTGATGCTGCAAACAAGATTGGGGAAGGTGGTTTTGGATCTGTATACAAG GGTATACTGCTAGATGGTACTATAATTGCAGTTAAGaaactttcttcaaaatcaaatcaaggaaatcgTGAATTTGTGAACGAAATAGGAATGATATCTGCTTTACAACATCCAAATCTTGTTAGATTGTATGGATGTTGTGTTGAAGGAAATCAACTATTCTTGGTATATGAATACATGGAAAACAACAGCCTGGCACGCGCTTTGTTTG GTCCAGATGAATACCGGTTAGAATTGGACTGGGCTACGAGGCAAAAAATATGCATTGGCATAGCAAGAGGTCTGGCTTTCTTGCATGAGGAATCAACCTTGAGAATTGTTCATAGAGACATCAAAACAACCAGTGTGCTGTTGGATACAGACCTTAATCCAAAGATTTCTGACTTTGGTTTGGCCAAGCTTGACGAAGAGGAAAACACCCACATCAGCACTCGAGTTGCTGGAACCAT AGGATACATGGCGCCAGAATATGCATTATGGGGTTATTTAACCTATAAAGCAGACGTCTACAGTTTTGGAGTTGTTGCATTGGAAATTGTTGTTGGGAAGAACAACATGAAATACCGACCAAATGAGAATTATGTATGCCTACTAGATTCG GCCTTTGTTCTAAATCAAAAGGGTAATCTAATGGAGCTGGTCGATTCAAAGTTGGGTTCCAAGTTCAACGAGGAGGCAGTTAGAATGATCAAAGTAGCTCTATTATGCGCTAATTCATCGCCAGCACTTAGACCCACCATGTCTGCAGTAGTGAACATGCTTGAAGGCCGAACTGTTGTTCATGAACTTATAACGGATCCAAGTATATATGGTGAGGAATTGAGGTTTAAAGCCTTAACACACCCATTTGATATGGTCAATGAAGCTGACAGCCTTATTCAGTCGTTAGATTCAACATAG
- the LOC132168629 gene encoding probable LRR receptor-like serine/threonine-protein kinase At1g07650 isoform X2, with amino-acid sequence MVNLLLSQRNVGFFHLLFIHIFLKGQDLDGVLPPSLAKLPYLKTIDLTRNYLTGTIPPEWASTRLKFLSITVNKLSGPIPSYLGNITTLVYMSIENNLFSGIVPPELGSLVNLENLILGANNLTGELPKSLTNLTKLMELRISSNNFTGRIPDFFQSWKQLQKLEIQASGLEGPIPSSISVLSSLTELRISDLLGEGSEFPSLSNMTGMKRLMLRSCNLSGPIPAFISEMTQLQILDLSFNRLEGKVPDFEGLAYLQNMFLTSNLLTGPIPDWIKSRDSSYQIDLSYSNFSESSAPPTCRETLFSGQDNLTLGGECLRTYPCSKDRYSLHINCGGSATTIGNIEYEGDQNQAGPAKFVPNTASWGFSSSGNFWDVNSNSDQYIANNVSILRMNNSELFTSARLSPLSLTYYAQCLANGNYTVKLYFAEIVFRDNKSFYSLGRRMFDVYIQEKLELKDFDIENAAQGVDKAVVREFKAIVSNKVLQIRFHWAGKGTTAAPERGTYGPLISAISVESDFSPPNDDKKIFIIVGAVVSAILVIFMILGFLMWKIYIGGRISREKELRGLDLQTGFFTYRQIKAATDNFDAANKIGEGGFGSVYKGILLDGTIIAVKKLSSKSNQGNREFVNEIGMISALQHPNLVRLYGCCVEGNQLFLVYEYMENNSLARALFGPDEYRLELDWATRQKICIGIARGLAFLHEESTLRIVHRDIKTTSVLLDTDLNPKISDFGLAKLDEEENTHISTRVAGTIGYMAPEYALWGYLTYKADVYSFGVVALEIVVGKNNMKYRPNENYVCLLDSAFVLNQKGNLMELVDSKLGSKFNEEAVRMIKVALLCANSSPALRPTMSAVVNMLEGRTVVHELITDPSIYGEELRFKALTHPFDMVNEADSLIQSLDST; translated from the exons ATGGTTAATTTACTTCTGAGCCAGCGAAATGTTGGATTTTTCCATCTTCTGTTCATACATAT ATTTCTTAAAGGGCAGGATCTCGATGGTGTGCTTCCACCTTCCCTGGCGAAGCTTCCCTACCTAAAGACGAT TGACCTCACTCGAAACTATCTCACTGGTACAATTCCACCCGAATGGGCTTCTACGAGGTTGAAATTCCT GTCCATTACTGTAAACAAGTTATCAGGGCCAATCCCAAGCTACCTGGGAAACATTACCACTCTTGTATACAT GAGCATAGAGAACAATCTGTTTTCTGGAATTGTTCCCCCTGAGCTTGGGAGTTTGGTTAACCTGGAGAATCT TATTCTTGGTGCTAACAATCTCACTGGAGAGTTGCCAAAATCTCTCACTAATCTAACCAAATTAATGGAACT TAGGATTAGCAGTAACAACTTCACTGGACGAATACCTGacttttttcaaagttggaaaCAACTTCAGAAATT AGAGATTCAAGCTAGCGGTCTTGAGGGTCCCATTCCCTCTAGCATTTCTGTCTTGAGTAGTTTAACCGAGCT AAGGATTAGTGACTTACTTGGTGAGGGTTCTGAATTTCCATCCTTAAGTAACATGACAGGCATGAAAAGATT GATGTTGAGGAGCTGCAATCTCTCCGGACCAATCCCTGCATTTATATCAGAAATGACACAACTACAAATTCT AGATCTTAGCTTCAACAGATTGGAAGGAAAGGTTCCAGATTTTGAAGGTCTAGCATACTTGCAAAACAT GTTTTTGACAAGCAACTTGCTCACTGGGCCTATTCCAGACTGGATCAAAAGCCGGGATAGTAGCTA CCAAATAGATCTTTCATACAGTAACTTTTCAGAAAGCTCTGCACCACCTACTTGTCGAGAAACTCT CTTCTCTGGACAGGACAACTT AACACTTGGCGGTGAGTGCCTGCGGACCTATCCATGCTCAAAAG ATCGCTATTCATTGCATATAAATTGCGGTGGAAGTGCAACCACTATTGGAAACATAGAGTACGAAGGGGATCAAAACCAAGCAGGTCCCGCAAAATTTGTTCCTAACACCGCTAGTTGGGGATTCAGTAGCAGCGGAAATTTTTGGGATGTCAACAGTAACTCAGATCAATACATAGCAAATAATGTGTCGATACTGAGAATGAATAACTCTGAATTATTCACAAGTGCACGgctctctcctctttctctgACATACTATGCACAGTGCTTGGCAAATGGAAATTATACTGTGAAACTATACTTTGCAGAGATAGTATTTAGAGACAACAAATCCTTTTATAGTCTTGGAAGGCGGATGTTTGATGTTTATATCCAG GAAAAACTTGAGTTgaaggattttgatattgaaaatGCTGCACAAGGGGTTGATAAAGCAGTTGTTCGGGAATTTAAAGCAATTGTGAGCAATAAAGTTTTACAGATCCGCTTTCACTGGGCTGGGAAAGGGACAACAGCTGCACCAGAGAGAGGAACATATGGTCCTCTCATCTCAGCTATCTCTGTTGAATCTG ATTTCAGCCCCCCTAATGATGACAAGAAGATATTCATTATTGTTGGAGCTGTAGTATCAGCCATATTGGtcatttttatgattttaggCTTTCTAATGTGGAAAATTTACATAGGAGGCAGGATATCAAGGGAAAAAG AGCTGAGAGGATTAGATCTGCAAACTGGTTTTTTCACCTATAGGCAAATCAAAGCAGCCACTGACAACTTTGATGCTGCAAACAAGATTGGGGAAGGTGGTTTTGGATCTGTATACAAG GGTATACTGCTAGATGGTACTATAATTGCAGTTAAGaaactttcttcaaaatcaaatcaaggaaatcgTGAATTTGTGAACGAAATAGGAATGATATCTGCTTTACAACATCCAAATCTTGTTAGATTGTATGGATGTTGTGTTGAAGGAAATCAACTATTCTTGGTATATGAATACATGGAAAACAACAGCCTGGCACGCGCTTTGTTTG GTCCAGATGAATACCGGTTAGAATTGGACTGGGCTACGAGGCAAAAAATATGCATTGGCATAGCAAGAGGTCTGGCTTTCTTGCATGAGGAATCAACCTTGAGAATTGTTCATAGAGACATCAAAACAACCAGTGTGCTGTTGGATACAGACCTTAATCCAAAGATTTCTGACTTTGGTTTGGCCAAGCTTGACGAAGAGGAAAACACCCACATCAGCACTCGAGTTGCTGGAACCAT AGGATACATGGCGCCAGAATATGCATTATGGGGTTATTTAACCTATAAAGCAGACGTCTACAGTTTTGGAGTTGTTGCATTGGAAATTGTTGTTGGGAAGAACAACATGAAATACCGACCAAATGAGAATTATGTATGCCTACTAGATTCG GCCTTTGTTCTAAATCAAAAGGGTAATCTAATGGAGCTGGTCGATTCAAAGTTGGGTTCCAAGTTCAACGAGGAGGCAGTTAGAATGATCAAAGTAGCTCTATTATGCGCTAATTCATCGCCAGCACTTAGACCCACCATGTCTGCAGTAGTGAACATGCTTGAAGGCCGAACTGTTGTTCATGAACTTATAACGGATCCAAGTATATATGGTGAGGAATTGAGGTTTAAAGCCTTAACACACCCATTTGATATGGTCAATGAAGCTGACAGCCTTATTCAGTCGTTAGATTCAACATAG
- the LOC132168629 gene encoding probable leucine-rich repeat receptor-like serine/threonine-protein kinase At3g14840 isoform X3, giving the protein MVNLLLSQRNVGFFHLLFIHIFLKGQDLDGVLPPSLAKLPYLKTIDLTRNYLTGTIPPEWASTRLKFLSITVNKLSGPIPSYLGNITTLVYMSIENNLFSGIVPPELGSLVNLENLILGANNLTGELPKSLTNLTKLMELRISSNNFTGRIPDFFQSWKQLQKLEIQASGLEGPIPSSISVLSSLTELRISDLLGEGSEFPSLSNMTGMKRLMLRSCNLSGPIPAFISEMTQLQILDLSFNRLEGKVPDFEGLAYLQNMFLTSNLLTGPIPDWIKSRDSSYQIDLSYSNFSESSAPPTCRETLNLFDSFSGQDNLTLGGECLRTYPCSKDRYSLHINCGGSATTIGNIEYEGDQNQAGPAKFVPNTASWGFSSSGNFWDVNSNSDQYIANNVSILRMNNSELFTSARLSPLSLTYYAQCLANGNYTVKLYFAEIVFRDNKSFYSLGRRMFDVYIQEKLELKDFDIENAAQGVDKAVVREFKAIVSNKVLQIRFHWAGKGTTAAPERGTYGPLISAISVESDFSPPNDDKKIFIIVGAVVSAILVIFMILGFLMWKIYIGGRISREKELRGLDLQTGFFTYRQIKAATDNFDAANKIGEGGFGSVYKGILLDGTIIAVKKLSSKSNQGNREFVNEIGMISALQHPNLVRLYGCCVEGNQLFLVYEYMENNSLARALFGPDEYRLELDWATRQKICIGIARGLAFLHEESTLRIVHRDIKTTSVLLDTDLNPKISDFGLAKLDEEENTHISTRVAGTMPLF; this is encoded by the exons ATGGTTAATTTACTTCTGAGCCAGCGAAATGTTGGATTTTTCCATCTTCTGTTCATACATAT ATTTCTTAAAGGGCAGGATCTCGATGGTGTGCTTCCACCTTCCCTGGCGAAGCTTCCCTACCTAAAGACGAT TGACCTCACTCGAAACTATCTCACTGGTACAATTCCACCCGAATGGGCTTCTACGAGGTTGAAATTCCT GTCCATTACTGTAAACAAGTTATCAGGGCCAATCCCAAGCTACCTGGGAAACATTACCACTCTTGTATACAT GAGCATAGAGAACAATCTGTTTTCTGGAATTGTTCCCCCTGAGCTTGGGAGTTTGGTTAACCTGGAGAATCT TATTCTTGGTGCTAACAATCTCACTGGAGAGTTGCCAAAATCTCTCACTAATCTAACCAAATTAATGGAACT TAGGATTAGCAGTAACAACTTCACTGGACGAATACCTGacttttttcaaagttggaaaCAACTTCAGAAATT AGAGATTCAAGCTAGCGGTCTTGAGGGTCCCATTCCCTCTAGCATTTCTGTCTTGAGTAGTTTAACCGAGCT AAGGATTAGTGACTTACTTGGTGAGGGTTCTGAATTTCCATCCTTAAGTAACATGACAGGCATGAAAAGATT GATGTTGAGGAGCTGCAATCTCTCCGGACCAATCCCTGCATTTATATCAGAAATGACACAACTACAAATTCT AGATCTTAGCTTCAACAGATTGGAAGGAAAGGTTCCAGATTTTGAAGGTCTAGCATACTTGCAAAACAT GTTTTTGACAAGCAACTTGCTCACTGGGCCTATTCCAGACTGGATCAAAAGCCGGGATAGTAGCTA CCAAATAGATCTTTCATACAGTAACTTTTCAGAAAGCTCTGCACCACCTACTTGTCGAGAAACTCT GAATTTGTTTGATAGCTTCTCTGGACAGGACAACTT AACACTTGGCGGTGAGTGCCTGCGGACCTATCCATGCTCAAAAG ATCGCTATTCATTGCATATAAATTGCGGTGGAAGTGCAACCACTATTGGAAACATAGAGTACGAAGGGGATCAAAACCAAGCAGGTCCCGCAAAATTTGTTCCTAACACCGCTAGTTGGGGATTCAGTAGCAGCGGAAATTTTTGGGATGTCAACAGTAACTCAGATCAATACATAGCAAATAATGTGTCGATACTGAGAATGAATAACTCTGAATTATTCACAAGTGCACGgctctctcctctttctctgACATACTATGCACAGTGCTTGGCAAATGGAAATTATACTGTGAAACTATACTTTGCAGAGATAGTATTTAGAGACAACAAATCCTTTTATAGTCTTGGAAGGCGGATGTTTGATGTTTATATCCAG GAAAAACTTGAGTTgaaggattttgatattgaaaatGCTGCACAAGGGGTTGATAAAGCAGTTGTTCGGGAATTTAAAGCAATTGTGAGCAATAAAGTTTTACAGATCCGCTTTCACTGGGCTGGGAAAGGGACAACAGCTGCACCAGAGAGAGGAACATATGGTCCTCTCATCTCAGCTATCTCTGTTGAATCTG ATTTCAGCCCCCCTAATGATGACAAGAAGATATTCATTATTGTTGGAGCTGTAGTATCAGCCATATTGGtcatttttatgattttaggCTTTCTAATGTGGAAAATTTACATAGGAGGCAGGATATCAAGGGAAAAAG AGCTGAGAGGATTAGATCTGCAAACTGGTTTTTTCACCTATAGGCAAATCAAAGCAGCCACTGACAACTTTGATGCTGCAAACAAGATTGGGGAAGGTGGTTTTGGATCTGTATACAAG GGTATACTGCTAGATGGTACTATAATTGCAGTTAAGaaactttcttcaaaatcaaatcaaggaaatcgTGAATTTGTGAACGAAATAGGAATGATATCTGCTTTACAACATCCAAATCTTGTTAGATTGTATGGATGTTGTGTTGAAGGAAATCAACTATTCTTGGTATATGAATACATGGAAAACAACAGCCTGGCACGCGCTTTGTTTG GTCCAGATGAATACCGGTTAGAATTGGACTGGGCTACGAGGCAAAAAATATGCATTGGCATAGCAAGAGGTCTGGCTTTCTTGCATGAGGAATCAACCTTGAGAATTGTTCATAGAGACATCAAAACAACCAGTGTGCTGTTGGATACAGACCTTAATCCAAAGATTTCTGACTTTGGTTTGGCCAAGCTTGACGAAGAGGAAAACACCCACATCAGCACTCGAGTTGCTGGAACCAT GCCTTTGTTCTAA